In Streptomyces sp. HUAS ZL42, the DNA window CGGTGGAGTCCGGCAGCACGATGCGGCGCAGCGACTCCACCGTGGCCAGCGGGATGAACTCGCCCCGTTCGACGAGCTGTTCCAGCGCCCCCGCGTCCAGCTGCCAGACGTTCCGCAGGCGCGGCAGCGACGCGCACACCGAGCCGACCGTCATCACGCTCTGCTCGTCCTCGACGACCACGCCCACGCAGCCGGAGTCCTTCAGGATCCACTCGACCTGGTCGCGCGAGGACGTCGGGTAGATCGGGACGACCTCGGCGCCCACCGCCCACAGGGCATGGCTGAGCACCGTCCACTCGTAGCGGGTGCGTGCCATGATCGCCACGCGGTGGCCCGGCGAGATCCCGGAGGCGATCAGACCCTTGGCCAGATCGACCACCTCGTCCCGCACCTCCACCGCCGTCACCTTCTCCCAGACGCTGGAGGCGGGGTCACGGCGCTGTGCGAGCAGGGGCAGGGTGGGGTTGCGGGCCGCCGTCTCGAAGATGCTGTCGGCGAGCCCTCCGGTCAGGGGCGGGGCGGCTGGGGGAGCGAGAGCGAAGTCGCGCATGCACTGCTCCTGACATGTACGGGCTGTGACTCCGTCGATGAGAACCGTTATCGACGGTGGTCGAATGTAGCCCAGCTACGACCGGATGGTGCCGGGAATCGAGAAGTAGTTGCGGCTTGATGATCTGGCGGTGTTCGGGGGACTCGGACCGCATGAGTTACACGAATCCGGATCCCGAGCCCGAGCGCACCACCGGCCTCGAACCCGGCGGTGGCGTACCACCGGGCGAAACCCCGCCCGCGGAGAGCAGCCTGCCCGAGACGGGACCGCGGGAGACGCACAATCCCCCCAAGGGCTGGGCGAAGGCCCCGCTGACCATCATCCTCGTCCTCGCCGTGCTGTGCGCCGCCTTCTTCCTCGCCTTCGCGCTCATCCTCATTCTCTGAGACCGGACGCCTCAGGACTGGGTGTGGCGCACACACTCGGTGACGACGTCCCGCAGGCTGCCGGTCCGTTCCAGCAGCGCGCGCTGCACCTGGGCCCCGTTGCCGTGCCGCAGCAGTTCGTCGCAGGTCGCGCGGGCGCGGTCGAGGTCCCCGCTGTCGGCGAGGGCCTCCTCGACGTGTTCCAGCAAGGACCGCACCACCGTGTCGGCGGGTGCGTGCCGCATGCTCGTCGGGTGGAGCAGTTCGCCGGTCAGCCCGGAGCGGGCGGCCCGCCAGTCGGCCAGCCGCAGGAGACTCACGCTGTGCTGCGACGGTGCCACTCCGGCCTGCCACTCGCGCGCGGCGGTCTCGACCAGTCCGCGGGCGAGCGTGGCGACCAGCAGGGTGGTGTCCGCGTGCAGACAGACGTCCGCCACGCGGATCTCCACCGTGGGGTACTTCCGGGACAGACGCGCGTCGAAGTAGACCATGGCCTTGTCGAGGATGACGCCGGTGGCCAGCATGTCCGCGACCCGCCGGTGGTAGCGCTCCGCCGAGCCGAAGAGCTCGGTGGGACCGGCCGACGGCCAGCGCTGCCACACCCGGCTGCGGTAGCTGCTGTAGCCCGTGTCCTTGCCCTGCCAGAAGGGAGAGTTGGCACTCAGTGCCGACAGCACCGACAGCCAGGGCCGGATCCGGTCGATGACCGCGACGCCCTCCTCGTCGGAGTCGACGCAGACATGCACGTGACAACCGAGGACGAGCTGCTCCCGGGTCGCGATGCCGTAGTGCTCCGTCATCCACCGGTAGCGTCGGTTCCCGCCGATCGCGGGGCTGACGGGCAGCGGCGACGTGGCGAGCGCGGCGACCGCACACCCGGTCTCCGCGGCGTGGCGGGCCGCCTCCTTGCGACAGCGGACGATTTCCGCACCGAGCTCGGCCATGCCCGACTGCGGGTGGGTGTTGAGCTCGAGCATCTGGTTGTGCAGTTCCTTCTCGAAGACGTCCTGCTCCGCCACCTCCCGCTCGACATGGGCGAGCACCGCCGCGGAGAGGGCCTGCGGCTCGCCGGTCTCCGGGTCGACGAGGAGGAGCTCCTCCTCCACTCCGACGGTGCGCACGGATGCAGCCTTTCTGTGGTCCGCTGCTACGAGGGGGGTGCCCCGGTCGCACACCCCCGACTGCCCCTACCGCGACCGTTCACACGGGATACGGCGTGAGCCAGACCGTGGCCAGCGGTGGCAGCGTGAGCAGGATGTGCCCGTCCTCCGGCTTGATCGGGCCGGGATGGGTGACGTCGCTGCCGCCGTACCGCGCGGCGTCGGTGTTGAGCGTCTCCTGCCAGGCCGTGATGTCGTCGGGGACATCGAGGCGGTAGTCGTGGCGGACGACGGGGGAGAAGTTGCTCACGGCCAGCAGCGGGGTGCCCTCCGCGTCGAACCGGAGAAAGGCGAAGACGTTGTCGTCGGCGGCGTCGCAGACGACCCATCGGAAGCCGCCGGGGTCGGTGTCTCGCTGCCACAGGCCCGGCGTCGCCAGATACGTGGCGTTCAGGTCGCGGACGAGGTCCCTGACCCCCCGGTGGTCGCCTGCGGCGGCGTAGCCGGGGTCGAGGAGCCACCAGTCGGGGCCGTGCGCCTCGGACCATTCGGCGCCCTGGGCGAACTCCTGGCCCATGAACAGCAGCTGTTTGCCGGGGTGGGCCCACATGAATCCGAGGTAGGCGCGGTGGTTGGCGCGCTGCTGCCACCAGTCGCCCGGCATCTTCGACACCAGGGCCTGCTTGCCGTGGACGACCTCGTCGTGGGAGATGGGCAGGACGTAGTTCTCGCTGTAGGCGTAGATCATCGAGAAGGTCATCTCGTGGTGGTGGTACTTGCGGTGCACCGGCTCGTGCCCGATGTACTCGAGCGAGTCGTGCATCCAGCCCATGTTCCACTTCAGCCCGAACCCCAGCCCCCCGCTGTCGGTGGGGCGGGTCACCCCGTCCCACGCGGTGGACTCCTCGGCGATGGTGATCACTCCGGGAGCCCGCCGGTACACGGTCGCGTTCATCTCCTGCAGGAACGCCACCGCGTCCAGGTCCTCCCGGCCACCGAACACATTGGGCGTCCACTGCCCCGAGTCCCTCGAGTAGTCGAGGTAGAGCATCGAGGCGACGGCGTCCACCCGCAGGCCGTCGATGTGGAACTCCTCGCACCAGTACACGGCGTTGGCGACCAGGAAGTTGCGCACCTCGATCCGGCCGTAGTCGAACTCGTACGTCCCCCAGTCCGGATGCTCGGCCCGCCGTGCGTCCCCGGGCTCGTACAGCGGGTCCCCGTCGAACCGGGCCAGCGCCCAGTCGTCCTTGGGAAAGTGCGCCGGGACCCAGTCCATGATCACGCCGATGCCGGCCCGGTGGAGGGCGTCGACGAAGTACTTGAAGTCGTCGGGACTGCCGAGCCGTGAGGTCGGGGCGTAGAAACCGGTGACCTGGTAGCCCCAGGAGCCGCCGAAGGGGTGCTCGGCGACCGGCATCAGCTCGACGTGCGTGAAGCCCAGGTCCTTGACGTACGGCGGGAGTTCCTCGGCGAGTTGACGGTACGTCAGCCCGGGCCGCCAGGACGGCAGGTGCACCTCGTAGACCGAGAACGGCGCCTCGTGCACGGGCGTGCCGGCGCGCCGCGCCAGCCACTCGTCGTCGCCCCACTCGTGGTGCGAGGCGTGCACGATCGAGGCCGTGTCCGGCGGTACCTCGGTGCGGCGCGCCATCGGGTCGGCCTTGAGGCACCGGCCGCCGTACCGGGACGTGACCTCGAACTTGTACCGGGTGCCCTCGCCGATGCCCGGCAGGAACAGCTCCCACACGCCGGAGGAACCGAGCGACCGCATCGGGAACGCCGTCCCGTCCCAGCAGGTGAAGTCCCCGGCGACCCGGACCCCTTGGGCGTTGGGCGCCCATACCGTGAAGCGGGTGCCCGTCACGCCCTGGTGCGTCATGGGCTCGGCGCCCAGCGCCTTCCACAGCTGCTCGTGGCGGCCTTCGCGGACGAGGTGCAGGTCGAGGTCGCCGAGGGCCGGAAGGAACCGGTACGGGTCGTGCACCTCGTGTTCCTCGTCCCCGTACGCCACCCGGATGGTGTACTCGGGGATCTCGTCGAGCGGCAGTACGGCGGAGAAGAGCCCGTCGCCCTCCGAGGTCAGCCGAGTGCCGTGGCCGTCGATGACGACGCTGACGGAGCGGGCGAAGGGGCGCAGCGCCCGGAAGGCGATCCCGTCCGGAACCGGATGCGCTCCCAGCAGGGAGTGCGGGTCGTGGTAGGCGCCCGAGAGCAGCCGCGCACGGTCGTCGGAGGCGATCGCGGGCGCCCCGGGCGGGCGGGGGCCGCCCGACTCGGGGCGTGAGGTCTCGCGCAGAGCCATGGGATCAGCCTCCTCGGACGGCGAGTCGTTCGATCGCCGCCATCGGCACGGGCAGCCAGTCGGGTCGGTGCCTGGCCTCGTACAGGACTTCGTACACGGCCCGGTCCGTCTCGTAGGCGCGGAGCAGGGCGTGTTTCTTGCGTGGGTCCCAGCCGGCCCGGACCGCGTAGCCCGCGCAGTAGGCCTCCCGGCAGCGGCGAGCCCACTCCGGGCGCCAAGGCCGGCGCTGCCGGGCGGCGTAGTCGAAGGAGCGGAGCATGCCGGCGATGTCCCGGACCGGGGAGTGGGCGCTGCGCCGCTCGGCCAGCGGGCGGGACGGCTCG includes these proteins:
- the glgB gene encoding 1,4-alpha-glucan branching enzyme, yielding MALRETSRPESGGPRPPGAPAIASDDRARLLSGAYHDPHSLLGAHPVPDGIAFRALRPFARSVSVVIDGHGTRLTSEGDGLFSAVLPLDEIPEYTIRVAYGDEEHEVHDPYRFLPALGDLDLHLVREGRHEQLWKALGAEPMTHQGVTGTRFTVWAPNAQGVRVAGDFTCWDGTAFPMRSLGSSGVWELFLPGIGEGTRYKFEVTSRYGGRCLKADPMARRTEVPPDTASIVHASHHEWGDDEWLARRAGTPVHEAPFSVYEVHLPSWRPGLTYRQLAEELPPYVKDLGFTHVELMPVAEHPFGGSWGYQVTGFYAPTSRLGSPDDFKYFVDALHRAGIGVIMDWVPAHFPKDDWALARFDGDPLYEPGDARRAEHPDWGTYEFDYGRIEVRNFLVANAVYWCEEFHIDGLRVDAVASMLYLDYSRDSGQWTPNVFGGREDLDAVAFLQEMNATVYRRAPGVITIAEESTAWDGVTRPTDSGGLGFGLKWNMGWMHDSLEYIGHEPVHRKYHHHEMTFSMIYAYSENYVLPISHDEVVHGKQALVSKMPGDWWQQRANHRAYLGFMWAHPGKQLLFMGQEFAQGAEWSEAHGPDWWLLDPGYAAAGDHRGVRDLVRDLNATYLATPGLWQRDTDPGGFRWVVCDAADDNVFAFLRFDAEGTPLLAVSNFSPVVRHDYRLDVPDDITAWQETLNTDAARYGGSDVTHPGPIKPEDGHILLTLPPLATVWLTPYPV
- a CDS encoding glutamate--cysteine ligase, whose protein sequence is MRTVGVEEELLLVDPETGEPQALSAAVLAHVEREVAEQDVFEKELHNQMLELNTHPQSGMAELGAEIVRCRKEAARHAAETGCAVAALATSPLPVSPAIGGNRRYRWMTEHYGIATREQLVLGCHVHVCVDSDEEGVAVIDRIRPWLSVLSALSANSPFWQGKDTGYSSYRSRVWQRWPSAGPTELFGSAERYHRRVADMLATGVILDKAMVYFDARLSRKYPTVEIRVADVCLHADTTLLVATLARGLVETAAREWQAGVAPSQHSVSLLRLADWRAARSGLTGELLHPTSMRHAPADTVVRSLLEHVEEALADSGDLDRARATCDELLRHGNGAQVQRALLERTGSLRDVVTECVRHTQS
- a CDS encoding DUF6480 family protein, producing MSYTNPDPEPERTTGLEPGGGVPPGETPPAESSLPETGPRETHNPPKGWAKAPLTIILVLAVLCAAFFLAFALILIL